A portion of the Citrobacter rodentium NBRC 105723 = DSM 16636 genome contains these proteins:
- the thiP gene encoding thiamine/thiamine pyrophosphate ABC transporter permease ThiP — MATRRQPLIPGWLLPGLTAAALMTAVALAAFLALWLNAPQGEWRSLWQDDYLWHVVRFSFWQAFLSALLSVVPAIFLARALYRRRFPGRLALLRLCAMTLILPVLVAVFGILSVYGRQGWLASLWQAFGLEWTFSPYGLQGILLAHVFFNLPMATRLLLQSLENIPGEQRQLAAQLGIRGWHFFRFVEWPWLRRQIPPVAALIFMLCFASFATVLSLGGGPQATTIELAIYQALSYDYDPARAAMLALIQMICCLALVLLSQRLSKAIAPGATLIQGWRDPDDRPHSRITDALLIVFALLLLLPPLLAVIADGLNRHLPEVLAQPILWQAIWTSLRIALAAGLLCVALTMMLLWSSRELRARQRLLAGQTLELSGMLILAMPGIVLATGFFLLLNNSTGLPESADGIVLFTNALMAIPYALKVLENPMRDITSRYSMLCQSLGIEGWQRLKVVELRALKRPLAQALAFACVLSIGDFGVVALFGNDNFRTLPFYLYQQIGSYRSQDGAVTALLLLLLCFLLFTVIEKLPGRNVKTD; from the coding sequence ATGGCAACGCGCCGTCAGCCGTTAATTCCCGGCTGGCTGCTTCCCGGACTCACCGCCGCCGCGCTGATGACAGCGGTGGCGCTGGCGGCGTTTCTGGCGCTGTGGCTCAACGCGCCGCAGGGGGAATGGCGGTCGCTCTGGCAGGACGACTACCTGTGGCACGTGGTGCGCTTCTCCTTCTGGCAGGCGTTTTTATCCGCCCTGCTGTCGGTCGTACCGGCGATTTTCCTCGCCCGCGCCCTCTACCGCCGCCGCTTTCCTGGTCGCCTGGCGCTGCTGCGCCTGTGCGCCATGACTCTGATCCTGCCGGTGCTGGTGGCGGTGTTTGGCATTCTCAGCGTTTATGGTCGTCAGGGCTGGCTGGCTTCGCTCTGGCAGGCTTTTGGCCTGGAATGGACCTTCTCTCCTTATGGTTTACAGGGCATCCTGCTGGCCCACGTCTTTTTTAATCTGCCGATGGCCACGCGTCTGCTGTTACAGTCGCTGGAAAACATCCCCGGCGAACAGCGCCAGCTTGCTGCACAGCTTGGGATCCGCGGCTGGCATTTTTTCCGCTTTGTCGAATGGCCGTGGCTGCGCCGCCAGATCCCGCCGGTCGCCGCGCTGATTTTTATGCTCTGTTTCGCCAGCTTTGCGACCGTGCTGTCGCTGGGCGGCGGACCGCAGGCGACCACCATTGAGCTGGCGATTTATCAGGCGCTGAGCTACGACTACGATCCGGCGCGCGCGGCGATGCTGGCGCTGATCCAGATGATCTGCTGCCTGGCGCTGGTGCTGCTGAGCCAGCGTTTAAGTAAAGCCATTGCCCCCGGCGCCACGCTGATTCAGGGCTGGCGCGACCCGGACGATCGTCCGCACAGTCGCATCACCGACGCGCTGCTTATCGTCTTCGCGTTACTGCTGTTGCTGCCGCCGCTACTGGCGGTGATCGCGGACGGTCTCAACCGTCATCTGCCGGAGGTTCTCGCCCAGCCGATACTGTGGCAGGCAATATGGACTTCGCTGCGTATTGCGCTGGCCGCGGGTCTGCTATGCGTGGCGCTGACCATGATGCTGCTGTGGAGCAGCCGCGAACTGCGCGCCCGCCAGCGTCTGCTGGCAGGACAAACGCTGGAGCTGAGCGGGATGCTGATCCTCGCGATGCCGGGCATCGTGCTGGCGACCGGCTTCTTTTTGCTGCTTAATAACAGCACTGGCCTGCCGGAATCGGCTGACGGCATTGTGCTCTTCACCAATGCGCTGATGGCTATCCCCTACGCCCTGAAGGTGCTGGAAAATCCGATGCGCGACATTACCTCCCGCTATTCCATGCTCTGCCAGTCGCTGGGAATTGAAGGCTGGCAGCGGCTGAAGGTGGTGGAGCTGCGGGCGCTAAAACGCCCGCTGGCGCAGGCGCTGGCCTTTGCCTGCGTCCTGTCCATTGGCGACTTCGGCGTGGTGGCGCTGTTCGGTAATGACAATTTCCGTACCTTGCCGTTTTATCTGTATCAACAAATCGGCTCCTACCGCAGCCAGGACGGCGCGGTAACCGCGCTGTTGCTGCTGTTGCTCTGTTTCCTGCTGTTTACCGTTATCGAGAAATTACCGGGGCGAAATGTTAAAACTGACTGA
- the thiB gene encoding thiamine ABC transporter substrate binding subunit produces MLKKCLSLLLLCAVPVFAKPVLTVYTYDSFAADWGPGPAVKKAFEADCDCELKYVALEDGVSLLNRLRMEGKNSKADVVLGLDNNLLEAATQTGLFAKTPIHTDAVNVPFNWNNDTFIPYDYGWFAFVYDKTKLKNPPSSLKELVESPQKWRVIYEDPRTSTPGLGLMLWMKKVYGDKAPEAWQKLAAKTVTVTKGWSEAYGLFLKGEGDLVLSYTTSPAYHLIEEKKEQYAAANFSEGHYVQVEVAARTVASKQPELASRFLRFILKPAFQKTIPTGNWMYPVTATPLPAGFEQLTKPTTTLQFTSAEVAAQRQAWISEWQRAVSR; encoded by the coding sequence GTGTTAAAAAAATGCCTTTCCCTGCTGCTCCTGTGCGCAGTGCCCGTTTTCGCCAAACCCGTGCTCACCGTTTACACCTACGACTCCTTCGCCGCCGACTGGGGCCCCGGCCCGGCGGTCAAAAAAGCGTTCGAGGCTGACTGCGATTGCGAACTGAAATACGTGGCGCTGGAAGATGGCGTTTCACTGCTCAACCGTCTGCGGATGGAAGGGAAAAACAGCAAAGCTGACGTGGTGCTGGGGCTGGACAACAATCTGCTGGAGGCCGCGACGCAGACCGGGCTGTTTGCCAAAACGCCTATCCACACCGACGCCGTAAACGTCCCCTTCAACTGGAATAACGATACTTTTATCCCCTACGACTACGGCTGGTTCGCCTTCGTCTATGATAAAACGAAGCTGAAAAATCCGCCCAGCAGCCTTAAAGAGCTGGTAGAAAGCCCGCAAAAGTGGCGCGTTATCTATGAGGATCCGCGCACCAGTACGCCGGGCCTGGGGCTGATGCTGTGGATGAAAAAGGTGTATGGCGATAAAGCACCTGAAGCCTGGCAAAAACTGGCGGCGAAAACGGTGACCGTTACGAAAGGCTGGAGCGAAGCCTATGGCCTGTTCCTGAAAGGGGAAGGCGATCTGGTGCTGAGCTATACCACCTCTCCGGCGTATCACCTCATCGAAGAGAAAAAAGAGCAGTACGCGGCGGCGAATTTCAGCGAAGGGCACTATGTGCAGGTGGAAGTGGCGGCGCGCACCGTAGCCAGCAAGCAGCCTGAACTGGCGAGCAGATTCCTGCGCTTTATTCTCAAGCCCGCGTTCCAGAAGACGATTCCGACCGGCAACTGGATGTATCCGGTCACCGCTACCCCGTTGCCCGCCGGTTTCGAACAGTTGACCAAACCCACCACCACGCTGCAATTTACGTCGGCGGAAGTCGCGGCCCAGCGTCAGGCCTGGATTAGCGAATGGCAACGCGCCGTCAGCCGTTAA